A window of the Salvelinus alpinus unplaced genomic scaffold, SLU_Salpinus.1 scaffold_43, whole genome shotgun sequence genome harbors these coding sequences:
- the LOC139567105 gene encoding zinc finger protein 180-like, with the protein MGEIRDNRGFSGEPQQQHDAEEAEKSLSTSEHLKKHPQRSTGKITHCCSDCGKRFNSSVKLKIHQRIHTREKPYSCAQCGKSFVKSSHLTEHQRTHTGEKPNSCDQCGKSFAKSSQLTVHQRTHTGEKPYSCGQCGKSFTTSSQLTSHQRTHIGEKPYSCCQCGKSFCQSSDLTVHQRIHTGEKPFSCDQCGKSFSSSGNLTIHYRTHTGENLFSCDQCGKSFSSSSYLTIHQRTHTGEKPFSCDQR; encoded by the exons ATGG gagagatacgGGACAATCGTGGAttctctggggagcctcaacaacaacatgatgctgaagaggcagagaagagtctctccacatcagaacacctcaagaaacacccgcagagatccacagggaagataactcactgctgctctgactgtgggaagagattcaactcctcagtaaaacttAAAATACATCAAAGAATTCACAcaagagagaaaccatatagctgtgctcaatgtgggaagagttttgttaaatctagccatctgactgaacaccagagaacacacacaggagagaaaccaaatagctgtgatcaatgtgggaagagttttgctaaaTCCAGCcagctgactgtacaccagagaacacacacaggagagaaaccttatagctgtggtcaatgtgggaagagttttactacatctagccagctgacttcacaccagagaacacacattggagagaaaccttatagctgttgtcaatgtgggaagagtttttgtcaatctagtgatctgacagtgcaccagagaatacacacaggagagaaaccgtttagctgtgatcaatgtgggaagagtttttcttcttCTGGCAATCTAACTATacactatagaacacacacaggagagaatctgtttagctgtgatcaatgtgggaagagtttttcttcttctagctatctaactatacaccagagaacacacacaggagagaaaccttttagctgtgaccagagatga